GTGCTACTCGCCCTGAATTCAGCCAAAGGCGCTCTCTTGATCGTTGCTGGCGTTTGTGCTTTTCGCCTTCATCCCTCGGGACGAAAGCTCTTGATCGGAGCGTTGCTGTTCGCCATCGTTGCGGACGCACTAGGACTCGTCTGGTTCGTCGGAACATCTGCCGCGACGTTCGAGATCAACTTGCGTCATTCCGTGGAAACAAACGAGATCGTGATGAGGGACGCCCTATCACTGAGTGATACGAGGACGATACTTGCCTCGGTCTTGGCTGCCTTTGTCGTACTGCACCTCCTGAAGATCGGCCTGCAAGCGGCGGCCTGCAAGTACCTGCAATCGGCGGCGATTCGCCAGCTTTATGCTACTCCGACCTCGGGCGTGGAGTGTACCACGGGGCAGGCTACCGGGAAACGACGATAGAGTCAGGATGTGTCGGGGGTATCGATCATGAACGACGAGCAACGTAGGATTCCAGTTTGGCTCTATGCCGAGACCGGACCGACCCCTTTCCGCCGTCCCGCTTCGCGGACGACGGCGGCTCGCTCTTTCTCGACGATTGGGTGTTCTTCCGTGCAGAGTTGGATGAGTTTCTGGACCAGAAGATCAAGGGGCCCGGTGTTCAGGAGGGCCTCGAACCCGATCATCTCCCCTGAAGCCAGGGTGAGGGTTCGGTTGGACATGTCCACGGCGACCACTTCGGCGTTCAGCCGGAGATGCTCTCCAAGACGGGCCGCCAGCCGGACAAAAATGTCCCCGGTTCCACCCCGCAGCGGGAAGCGGAAACTGTTGTTCGGGCCCCATGATTCGTCCTCGCGCTCCAGGATGAGATTCTCGAGCACCTTTTTAAGATCAACCACCGAGACCCGCTCGCCGATCCAGGAAAAGGACATGAGTTCCGGGGGCGTGGCCCAGACCTTGAAATTGTAGGAAAGCATGAACAGGCGAGCGATGCCGGGTCCGAAAACGTGCAGGATCCAGTCCTTGAACGTGTGCAGTTCGCCGGCACGCTCGCGCAAGAGTCCCTGGACGCATTCCCAGATGTGTTCGCGGGAAAGATGGCGGATGTTGTTCTGAAAGGGGTAGGGCACCCATCGGCCGTCAATGCGAATCCGGGCCACCCGCTGGTGCTCCAGGCGGTCCGGGCCCAGCAGATCGTCCAGGAGACGGTCGAAATACTCGTAATGGGAAAAGACCACGTGTCCGCCCACATCCCAGGTGAAGCCTTGATCGTCCAGATAGCTGGCCGAGAGGCCACCGGGCCGGTCTCCCCGCTCCAGGACGAGGAAACTCTCCTCCCCCAGCTCACGGAGTCGATGCCCGGCCCCTAATCCTGTCGGGCCCCCTCCGATGATGAGATATTTGACGGACGTCACGCCCCCCTTCCCTCCTTGAGAAGATTTTCAAGTATTCCAAGCTTACGGAAAAAATCCTGGGCCAGCAGGTCTCGCTCCCAGGCCATGGATTGATCGTACTCCTCTTGGGAATGCAACATCTGCAATTTGTACATATTGGCCATGGAGTTACCGTACTCCAAAGGGCTGATCAAAGCCGAGGCCCCGGTCCGCTTCATATGCCGGACGCACAAGTGTCCCTGATACACCGTCGGCTTTCTGCCCAAACTCATGCGGATGTCCCGTTCCAGGTCGTCAAATTGGGATGGCGAGAATCGAAGGTCGAAACCACCCAGTTCATGGAAGCTTGCGCCTCGAAAGAGATGGCAGCAGCCTGTGACCGAAGCACAGGGCCGAAGATAGTCGAACTGGCCGAAATCAAGGGTCTGATGGTGCAGATCGGAAACCTCGAATCGACGACCTTCGCCGTTGGCCTTGCTCCCGGCCATGAGGTGGAGGTCAACACTCTGAAGCACGACCGGTCGCTGGGCGTCCACGACCCGGCAACCCCAGGCCCCGGCCTCGGGATAGGCCGCCACAGCCGCACCAAACCTGGACAGCCAGTCTTCCGGCACCAAAGCGTCGTCGTCCAGATAGGCCACCCAATCGCAGGACCGCACTTCAGGCAGATGCATGAGCCAGTTCCGGGCCGCCGGGGCCCCGATGTTCACATGCAGTGGAACCACCTGAAAATCACCTTCCCCCCAGCGCTCTGCCCAGGCACGAAGCACCTCGGCCGTGCCGTCAGTGCTGCCGTTGTCCAGAACCCGGACGAGGGCCCCATCCAGATCGGAAGCCCGTACTCCGGCCAGGGTGGCGTCCAGATCTTGGGCCTTGTTGAAGGAATACAGGAGAACGGCCTTGGTGCCCCCGAGGGTGTTTCTCTTCCCGGCCACCCCTGTTAGCAGATCATGCAGCCCGAGAATTTCAGTCACAGCCCAGGGATGGTCGTTCAAAAGCTGCCGAACCAGTCGCCGGGCCTGGGATTGGCGTCCGGCGGTCCAGGCCTGACGCACCCGCAGGGCCATGGCATCGGGTCCCTTGCTGCGGGCGGCGACGTCTGCGGCCCGGTCCAGATCCCCGGTCAGGACGCTCAACGCCATCCTGATGCTGTCCCGACAGGGGGTCAGGGCCTCTGCCCAGGGCCAGCCCAAGGCTTCGGTCACCATTTCCCAGCGGTTCTCGAAAAAGGCCAGAGTCAAAAACTGCTGCCTCCAGTACAGATTGTCTCCGCTTTCAGCCAGTTGCTTGCGCATATAGGCCTCCATCTTCTCGAAGGCTCTCTGTTCGGCCAAGCGGCGATAGTACTGGAGATTAGTCGGCATCTCCCATCGGGAGACCACTGCCCGCAACATCTCGGCCCGATCCGGATTCAGAAACGGCCATTTTTCATTAAGCTCAAGAAGTTGCCCAGCCAATTGGCCGTCCAAAGGGTCCTTGGCCCAGGCCGAAATCAAAAGATCTATGGCCAAGTCCAGACGGAAACGCATCTGTCCGGCTCCGCCCAGATCCTGCATGCAAGCCTGGGCTAGGCCCATGAGGTGGATCTTGCCCTCGGAGCCGACCAGCAAAGCGTCACGAACTGTTGGAGGGAGCTTTACCCAGAAGGGATTATTCACGGCCATCGTTGGATCCTTTGACATCGTTTGTCTGTCTTTCATCAAACCCGGAGGAGACCCAAACTGGGTCACTCTCGAACCTAAACCGATAGGTCTTCTTGTTCAACTTGGTGTACCCGTTGAAAATTATGG
This Deltaproteobacteria bacterium DNA region includes the following protein-coding sequences:
- a CDS encoding glycosyltransferase family 2 protein, which translates into the protein MKDRQTMSKDPTMAVNNPFWVKLPPTVRDALLVGSEGKIHLMGLAQACMQDLGGAGQMRFRLDLAIDLLISAWAKDPLDGQLAGQLLELNEKWPFLNPDRAEMLRAVVSRWEMPTNLQYYRRLAEQRAFEKMEAYMRKQLAESGDNLYWRQQFLTLAFFENRWEMVTEALGWPWAEALTPCRDSIRMALSVLTGDLDRAADVAARSKGPDAMALRVRQAWTAGRQSQARRLVRQLLNDHPWAVTEILGLHDLLTGVAGKRNTLGGTKAVLLYSFNKAQDLDATLAGVRASDLDGALVRVLDNGSTDGTAEVLRAWAERWGEGDFQVVPLHVNIGAPAARNWLMHLPEVRSCDWVAYLDDDALVPEDWLSRFGAAVAAYPEAGAWGCRVVDAQRPVVLQSVDLHLMAGSKANGEGRRFEVSDLHHQTLDFGQFDYLRPCASVTGCCHLFRGASFHELGGFDLRFSPSQFDDLERDIRMSLGRKPTVYQGHLCVRHMKRTGASALISPLEYGNSMANMYKLQMLHSQEEYDQSMAWERDLLAQDFFRKLGILENLLKEGRGA